One genomic segment of Cellulophaga sp. HaHaR_3_176 includes these proteins:
- a CDS encoding lipopolysaccharide biosynthesis protein, which yields MSLGNKMLNGLAWSAIERIAIQAIQFFLGIILARILLPEEYGVFAILMIFISISQVFIESGFTKALINKVDRTQIDISTVYFFNIFVSVLCFVLIYFISPWIGEFYETPTLVSLLRVAAISLIINALYTVSTTLVTIELNFKLLAKVNFIATVLSGSLAIYLAYNGYGVWSLVYQTLARSIITCVSMWVAVKWKPLLVFSKQSFKELFSYGSKLLISSLLNKTFNQINSILIGKYIGVKDLGFYSRGVQFADFPFNILTSSLNNVLLPSLSAIQKDLNLLRSYFKTIIKMTALVTVPIFFGLIVIADPLIRFLLTDKWAMCIPIMQIFCLSRLISTISGINVNLLHIIGRTDLSLKQEYIKIIVRIALLLIAVPFGIYYIALAELVSTSIHFFINSYSPGKIMKYGAINQLKDLLPIIFSGILMSILLFSAVYYIENTLLKLIISPFIIISTFYGSAYLLKVKEINTLISKVKNLNKNAK from the coding sequence ATGAGCTTAGGTAACAAAATGTTAAATGGATTGGCTTGGAGTGCAATTGAAAGAATTGCAATTCAAGCCATTCAATTTTTTTTAGGAATTATTCTCGCACGAATCCTTCTACCTGAAGAATATGGAGTATTTGCAATTTTGATGATTTTTATATCTATTTCTCAAGTTTTTATAGAGAGTGGATTTACAAAAGCTTTAATAAATAAGGTTGATCGAACTCAAATTGATATTTCAACAGTTTATTTTTTCAATATTTTTGTTAGTGTTTTGTGTTTTGTGTTAATTTACTTTATTTCTCCTTGGATTGGAGAATTCTACGAAACACCAACACTAGTTTCACTTTTAAGAGTTGCAGCTATATCTTTAATCATAAATGCATTATATACAGTATCTACAACATTAGTAACAATTGAACTCAACTTCAAATTACTTGCAAAAGTTAATTTCATAGCAACTGTTTTATCTGGTAGTCTAGCTATTTATTTAGCCTATAATGGTTATGGGGTTTGGTCTCTAGTATATCAAACATTAGCTAGATCAATAATTACTTGCGTAAGTATGTGGGTTGCTGTTAAATGGAAACCTTTATTAGTTTTTTCAAAACAGTCATTTAAAGAACTCTTTTCTTATGGCTCAAAATTGTTAATATCATCTTTACTTAATAAAACATTTAATCAAATAAATTCAATTTTAATTGGTAAATACATTGGAGTAAAAGATTTAGGTTTCTATTCAAGAGGTGTACAATTTGCTGATTTTCCTTTCAATATTTTAACATCTAGCTTAAACAATGTTTTACTACCTAGTTTAAGTGCTATTCAAAAAGATTTAAACCTTTTAAGGTCTTATTTCAAAACAATTATAAAGATGACAGCATTAGTTACTGTTCCTATTTTTTTTGGCTTAATCGTTATCGCAGACCCTTTAATTCGTTTTTTATTAACTGATAAATGGGCTATGTGTATACCTATCATGCAAATCTTTTGCCTTTCTAGATTGATATCTACTATTTCAGGAATAAACGTAAATCTTTTGCATATAATAGGTAGAACAGATTTATCACTCAAACAAGAATATATTAAGATAATTGTGAGAATAGCACTTCTATTAATTGCTGTCCCTTTTGGTATTTATTACATAGCTCTTGCTGAATTAGTTTCCACAAGTATTCACTTTTTTATAAATTCATATTCACCAGGTAAAATAATGAAATACGGAGCTATAAATCAATTAAAAGATCTTTTACCTATTATATTTTCGGGTATATTAATGAGTATTCTTTTATTTTCAGCAGTCTATTATATTGAAAATACGTTATTAAAGCTAATTATTTCTCCTTTTATTATTATCTCTACTTTTTATGGCTCAGCCTATTTATTAAAGGTAAAAGAGATAAATACTTTAATATCTAAAGTGAAAAATCTAAATAAAAATGCTAAATAG
- a CDS encoding DapH/DapD/GlmU-related protein — protein sequence MNKLKKNIYFILNIYTVLYNYALLIYKKVQYKSYPKINGKLFIRGQGKIILGNNTIFNSSSSANPIGGDVRMVFNTKQNAIIEIGDNTGISNSTIICHEKITIGSYVKIGGSVKIYDTDFHSLNADLRMNTKTDIPITKPIIIKDFAFIGAHSIILKGVTIGNKSIIGAGSVVTKSIPDDEIWAGNPAKFIKKI from the coding sequence ATGAATAAATTAAAAAAAAATATTTATTTTATTTTAAACATTTATACTGTTTTATATAATTATGCTCTTTTAATTTATAAAAAAGTACAATATAAATCTTACCCTAAGATCAATGGAAAGCTTTTTATAAGAGGGCAAGGAAAAATTATTTTAGGTAACAATACCATATTCAACTCTAGTTCTTCAGCAAACCCAATTGGTGGTGATGTACGTATGGTTTTTAATACAAAACAAAATGCGATTATAGAAATAGGTGACAATACCGGAATTTCAAATTCTACAATAATTTGTCATGAAAAAATAACGATAGGTAGTTATGTGAAAATTGGTGGAAGTGTTAAGATTTATGATACAGATTTTCATTCTTTAAATGCTGATTTGAGAATGAATACTAAAACTGATATTCCAATAACAAAACCAATTATTATAAAAGATTTTGCTTTTATTGGAGCTCATTCAATAATTTTGAAGGGAGTTACAATTGGAAACAAATCAATTATTGGAGCAGGTTCAGTGGTTACAAAATCTATACCTGATGATGAAATATGGGCTGGAAATCCTGCTAAATTCATTAAAAAAATTTAA
- a CDS encoding glycosyltransferase family 4 protein encodes MKILWVTNTVFPDLAVSIGQRPPVVGGWMYGLARDLSKNSEIDLFVATSRNATEDKEVEISNITYLLLKGKTSISSYDITLEKKWKSIIEKIQPDVVHIHGTEYAHGLSLMNACPELNYVISIQGLISVYARYFLAGLKPIDLIRSLTFRDVLKRKTLRQQENEFYKRGSAIEKKYLLKTKNVIGRTDWDHDHTKILNPEVNYYFCNESLRDIFYESQLWSPNNEKNNPVIFLSQAATPLKGLHNVLKAVYLLKKDFPKLQLRIAGGNIVKSDTFKEKLSITGYGKYIKKLLAKYDLQDQVTFTGSLNEKQMVNEYLNSSLFICPSSIENSPNSLGEAQLLGVPVIASYVGGVSNMLENEKTGLLYRFEEVEMLAIGIKRILNTPEFAKEIGLNGNKAALKRHSRSTNLKQLTNIYDSIIHSNE; translated from the coding sequence ATGAAAATACTTTGGGTTACAAATACTGTTTTTCCAGACTTGGCTGTTTCAATCGGGCAAAGACCTCCTGTTGTTGGTGGCTGGATGTATGGTTTAGCAAGAGATCTTTCTAAAAATTCTGAAATTGATTTATTTGTTGCTACATCTAGAAACGCTACTGAAGATAAAGAAGTTGAAATCTCAAATATTACTTATTTACTATTAAAAGGAAAAACGTCAATAAGTAGTTATGATATAACATTAGAAAAAAAATGGAAATCAATTATTGAAAAAATTCAACCTGATGTAGTTCATATACATGGAACAGAATATGCGCATGGACTTTCATTAATGAATGCTTGTCCTGAATTAAATTATGTTATTTCTATACAGGGACTTATTAGTGTTTATGCCCGATATTTTTTAGCTGGTTTAAAGCCTATTGATTTAATTCGAAGTTTGACTTTCCGTGATGTTTTAAAAAGAAAAACATTAAGACAGCAAGAAAATGAGTTTTACAAAAGAGGGAGTGCTATTGAAAAAAAATATCTTTTAAAAACTAAAAATGTTATTGGAAGAACTGACTGGGATCATGATCATACTAAAATTCTAAATCCTGAAGTTAATTATTATTTTTGTAATGAATCTTTGAGAGATATCTTTTATGAATCACAACTTTGGTCTCCCAATAATGAAAAAAATAATCCAGTAATTTTTTTATCACAAGCAGCTACTCCATTAAAAGGTTTACATAACGTTTTAAAAGCTGTTTATTTATTAAAAAAAGATTTTCCAAAATTGCAACTGCGTATAGCTGGAGGTAATATTGTTAAATCTGATACGTTTAAAGAAAAACTTAGTATCACAGGATATGGTAAGTACATTAAAAAGCTTTTAGCAAAGTATGACTTACAAGATCAAGTAACGTTTACTGGCTCACTTAACGAAAAGCAAATGGTAAACGAATATTTAAATTCATCTTTGTTTATTTGTCCTTCAAGTATTGAAAACAGTCCTAATTCTTTAGGTGAAGCCCAACTTTTAGGTGTTCCTGTTATCGCTAGTTATGTTGGAGGCGTGTCAAACATGCTAGAAAATGAGAAAACTGGCTTACTATATAGATTTGAAGAAGTAGAAATGCTTGCAATTGGTATCAAGCGTATCTTAAATACACCCGAATTCGCAAAAGAAATAGGTTTAAATGGAAATAAAGCTGCACTAAAAAGGCACTCAAGATCTACAAACCTCAAGCAATTAACCAATATATATGATTCTATAATCCATTCAAATGAATAA
- a CDS encoding glycosyltransferase, which translates to MKNEICCIFNLAPHYRLPIYDLMDKELNCDFYIGDKIQTSIKTLEYKKLKNFKKLLKNKFIFNSGFMWQIGVIHLAFKPYKHYIITGSPYCLSSWVLLILLKFTRKKTYAWAHGMKGNSNTKKRILEKNFFSLFNKVFLYGKSSKKVMIDEGFKPENLILIYNSLDYKAHIKIRENLSYNDNFKNHFNNDYPVLIYIGRIQKSKKLNLLIQSLDKLIKDEIYCNLVFVGDDLKDNNNIAQLVNEKRLKSFVWFFGPSYDQNEIGSLLFNSDVCVSPGPVGLTALHCLTFGCPVISNDDYFNQMPEFEAIENEITGEFFENDNLENLTTTIKKWINLNLEKRELVRKLSYQVIDEFYNPINQIKILKNNIK; encoded by the coding sequence ATGAAAAATGAAATATGTTGTATTTTTAATTTAGCTCCACACTACAGGCTACCTATTTATGATTTAATGGATAAAGAGCTTAACTGTGATTTTTATATTGGAGATAAAATTCAGACTTCAATAAAAACTTTAGAATACAAAAAATTAAAAAATTTCAAAAAACTATTAAAAAATAAATTTATTTTTAATAGTGGATTTATGTGGCAAATTGGAGTAATTCATTTGGCTTTTAAGCCATATAAACATTATATTATAACTGGATCTCCATATTGTTTATCATCTTGGGTTTTATTAATCTTATTAAAGTTTACTAGAAAAAAAACTTATGCTTGGGCTCATGGAATGAAAGGAAATAGTAACACAAAAAAAAGAATATTAGAAAAGAATTTTTTCTCTCTTTTTAACAAGGTATTTCTATACGGTAAAAGTTCAAAAAAAGTAATGATTGATGAAGGTTTTAAACCTGAAAATTTAATTTTAATTTATAATTCTTTAGATTATAAAGCACATATAAAAATAAGAGAAAACTTATCTTATAATGATAATTTTAAAAATCACTTTAATAATGACTATCCTGTTCTAATTTATATAGGAAGAATACAAAAATCTAAAAAATTAAATTTATTAATACAAAGTTTAGACAAATTAATAAAAGATGAAATTTATTGCAATTTAGTTTTTGTAGGAGATGATTTAAAAGATAATAATAATATAGCTCAACTTGTCAATGAAAAACGATTAAAATCTTTTGTCTGGTTTTTCGGTCCTTCTTATGATCAAAATGAAATAGGGTCTCTTTTATTTAATTCTGATGTATGTGTTTCTCCTGGACCTGTTGGATTAACAGCATTACATTGTTTGACATTTGGGTGTCCCGTAATTTCTAATGATGATTATTTTAATCAAATGCCAGAGTTTGAAGCAATAGAGAACGAAATAACTGGCGAATTTTTTGAAAATGATAATTTAGAAAATTTAACGACAACAATTAAAAAATGGATTAATTTAAATTTAGAAAAAAGAGAGCTTGTTAGAAAATTATCATATCAAGTAATTGATGAATTTTATAACCCAATCAATCAAATTAAAATATTAAAAAATAATATAAAATGA